The following proteins come from a genomic window of Botrytis cinerea B05.10 chromosome 14, complete sequence:
- the Bcpg2 gene encoding Bcpg2, producing MRKLNKLHCVYSLFPIHFTRLHSLCSLKMVHITSLISFLASTALVSAAPGSAPADLDRRAGCTFSTAATAIASKTTCSTIILDSVVVPAGTTLDLTGLKTGTKVIFQGTATFGYSEWEGPLISISGQDIVVTGASGNKIDGGGARWWDGLGSNVSAGKGKVKPKFFSAHKLTGSSSITGLNFLNAPVQCISIGQSVGLSLININIDNSAGDAGNLGHNTDAFDINLSQNIFISGAIVKNQDDCVAVNSGTNITFTGGNCSGGHGLSIGSVGGRSGTGANDVKDVRFLSSTVQKSTNGVRVKTVSDTKGSVTGVTFQDITLIGITGVGIDVQQDYQNGSPTGTPTNGVPITGLTMNNVHGNVIGGQNTYILCANCSGWTWNKVAVTGGTVKKACAGVPTGASC from the exons ATGCGAAAGTTAAACAAATTGCATTGTGTTTATTCTC TCTTTCCCATACACTTCACCCGATTACACTCATTGTGTTCACTCAAAATGGTTCATATCACAAGccttatttcttttttggccAGCACCGCTTTGGTGTCTGCAGCTCCAGGTTCC GCCCCAGCAGATCTTGATAGGCGTGCTGGTTGCACATTCAGCACCGCCGCTACTGCTATAGCCTCAAAGACCACCTGCTCTACTATCATTTTGGACAGCGTCGTTGTTCCAGCTGGAACCACTCTTGACTTGACTGGCCTCAAAACCGGCACCAAAGTTATTTTCCAGGGAACTGCCAC TTTTGGTTACTCTGAGTGGGAAGGCCCTCTTATTTCCATCTCCGGACAAGATATTGTCGTCACCGGTGCATCCGGAAACAAGATTGACGGCGGCGGAGCAAGATGGTGGGATGGACTTGGATCTAATGTTTCTGCCGGAAAAGGCAAAGTCAAGCCTAAGTTCTTCTCAGCCCACAAGTTGACTGGATCTTCCAGTATCACTGGTTTGAATTTCCTCAATGCACCCGTTCAGTGCATTTCTATTGGACAATCTGTTGGATTGTCgcttatcaatatcaacattgaTAACTCTGCTGGAGATGCTGGTAACCTTGGCCACAACACCGATGCTTTTGACATCAACTTGAGTCAAAACATTTTCATCTCCGGAGCAATTGTCAAGAACCAAGATGATTGTGTTGCTGTCAACTCTGGCACC AACATTACTTTCACCGGTGGAAACTGCTCTGGTGGCCATGGTCTCTCCATCGGTTCCGTCGGTGGACGCAGCGGCACCGGAGCCAACGATGTCAAGGACGTGCGATTCCTCTCTTCTACTGTTCAAAAATCGACCAATGGTGTTCGAGTTAAGACCGTCAGCGATACCAAAGGCTCTGTCACCGGCGTCACTTTCCAGGACATCACTCTCATCGGCATCACCGGAGTTGGCATTGATGTTCAACAGGATTATCAAAATGGCAGCCCTACTGGTACACCAACTAATGGTGTTCCAATCACCGGATTGACTATGAACAATGTTCACGGTAATGTTATTGGAGGTCAAAATACTTATATTCTCTGTGCAAACTGCTCAGGCTGGACTTGGAATAAGGTTGCTGTTACCGGTGGAACTGTTAAGAAGGCTTGTGCTGGTGTTCCTACCGGAGCTTCTTGCTAA
- the Bcpg2 gene encoding Bcpg2 has product MVHITSLISFLASTALVSAAPGSAPADLDRRAGCTFSTAATAIASKTTCSTIILDSVVVPAGTTLDLTGLKTGTKVIFQGTATFGYSEWEGPLISISGQDIVVTGASGNKIDGGGARWWDGLGSNVSAGKGKVKPKFFSAHKLTGSSSITGLNFLNAPVQCISIGQSVGLSLININIDNSAGDAGNLGHNTDAFDINLSQNIFISGAIVKNQDDCVAVNSGTNITFTGGNCSGGHGLSIGSVGGRSGTGANDVKDVRFLSSTVQKSTNGVRVKTVSDTKGSVTGVTFQDITLIGITGVGIDVQQDYQNGSPTGTPTNGVPITGLTMNNVHGNVIGGQNTYILCANCSGWTWNKVAVTGGTVKKACAGVPTGASC; this is encoded by the exons ATGGTTCATATCACAAGccttatttcttttttggccAGCACCGCTTTGGTGTCTGCAGCTCCAGGTTCC GCCCCAGCAGATCTTGATAGGCGTGCTGGTTGCACATTCAGCACCGCCGCTACTGCTATAGCCTCAAAGACCACCTGCTCTACTATCATTTTGGACAGCGTCGTTGTTCCAGCTGGAACCACTCTTGACTTGACTGGCCTCAAAACCGGCACCAAAGTTATTTTCCAGGGAACTGCCAC TTTTGGTTACTCTGAGTGGGAAGGCCCTCTTATTTCCATCTCCGGACAAGATATTGTCGTCACCGGTGCATCCGGAAACAAGATTGACGGCGGCGGAGCAAGATGGTGGGATGGACTTGGATCTAATGTTTCTGCCGGAAAAGGCAAAGTCAAGCCTAAGTTCTTCTCAGCCCACAAGTTGACTGGATCTTCCAGTATCACTGGTTTGAATTTCCTCAATGCACCCGTTCAGTGCATTTCTATTGGACAATCTGTTGGATTGTCgcttatcaatatcaacattgaTAACTCTGCTGGAGATGCTGGTAACCTTGGCCACAACACCGATGCTTTTGACATCAACTTGAGTCAAAACATTTTCATCTCCGGAGCAATTGTCAAGAACCAAGATGATTGTGTTGCTGTCAACTCTGGCACC AACATTACTTTCACCGGTGGAAACTGCTCTGGTGGCCATGGTCTCTCCATCGGTTCCGTCGGTGGACGCAGCGGCACCGGAGCCAACGATGTCAAGGACGTGCGATTCCTCTCTTCTACTGTTCAAAAATCGACCAATGGTGTTCGAGTTAAGACCGTCAGCGATACCAAAGGCTCTGTCACCGGCGTCACTTTCCAGGACATCACTCTCATCGGCATCACCGGAGTTGGCATTGATGTTCAACAGGATTATCAAAATGGCAGCCCTACTGGTACACCAACTAATGGTGTTCCAATCACCGGATTGACTATGAACAATGTTCACGGTAATGTTATTGGAGGTCAAAATACTTATATTCTCTGTGCAAACTGCTCAGGCTGGACTTGGAATAAGGTTGCTGTTACCGGTGGAACTGTTAAGAAGGCTTGTGCTGGTGTTCCTACCGGAGCTTCTTGCTAA
- the Bcpg2 gene encoding Bcpg2: MKDHLRMRNTSMWELKFFYNTVFPIHFTRLHSLCSLKMVHITSLISFLASTALVSAAPGSAPADLDRRAGCTFSTAATAIASKTTCSTIILDSVVVPAGTTLDLTGLKTGTKVIFQGTATFGYSEWEGPLISISGQDIVVTGASGNKIDGGGARWWDGLGSNVSAGKGKVKPKFFSAHKLTGSSSITGLNFLNAPVQCISIGQSVGLSLININIDNSAGDAGNLGHNTDAFDINLSQNIFISGAIVKNQDDCVAVNSGTNITFTGGNCSGGHGLSIGSVGGRSGTGANDVKDVRFLSSTVQKSTNGVRVKTVSDTKGSVTGVTFQDITLIGITGVGIDVQQDYQNGSPTGTPTNGVPITGLTMNNVHGNVIGGQNTYILCANCSGWTWNKVAVTGGTVKKACAGVPTGASC; encoded by the exons ATGAAGGACCACCTCCGAATGCGAAATACCTCTATGTGGGAGCTCAAGTTTTTCTATAA CACAGTCTTTCCCATACACTTCACCCGATTACACTCATTGTGTTCACTCAAAATGGTTCATATCACAAGccttatttcttttttggccAGCACCGCTTTGGTGTCTGCAGCTCCAGGTTCC GCCCCAGCAGATCTTGATAGGCGTGCTGGTTGCACATTCAGCACCGCCGCTACTGCTATAGCCTCAAAGACCACCTGCTCTACTATCATTTTGGACAGCGTCGTTGTTCCAGCTGGAACCACTCTTGACTTGACTGGCCTCAAAACCGGCACCAAAGTTATTTTCCAGGGAACTGCCAC TTTTGGTTACTCTGAGTGGGAAGGCCCTCTTATTTCCATCTCCGGACAAGATATTGTCGTCACCGGTGCATCCGGAAACAAGATTGACGGCGGCGGAGCAAGATGGTGGGATGGACTTGGATCTAATGTTTCTGCCGGAAAAGGCAAAGTCAAGCCTAAGTTCTTCTCAGCCCACAAGTTGACTGGATCTTCCAGTATCACTGGTTTGAATTTCCTCAATGCACCCGTTCAGTGCATTTCTATTGGACAATCTGTTGGATTGTCgcttatcaatatcaacattgaTAACTCTGCTGGAGATGCTGGTAACCTTGGCCACAACACCGATGCTTTTGACATCAACTTGAGTCAAAACATTTTCATCTCCGGAGCAATTGTCAAGAACCAAGATGATTGTGTTGCTGTCAACTCTGGCACC AACATTACTTTCACCGGTGGAAACTGCTCTGGTGGCCATGGTCTCTCCATCGGTTCCGTCGGTGGACGCAGCGGCACCGGAGCCAACGATGTCAAGGACGTGCGATTCCTCTCTTCTACTGTTCAAAAATCGACCAATGGTGTTCGAGTTAAGACCGTCAGCGATACCAAAGGCTCTGTCACCGGCGTCACTTTCCAGGACATCACTCTCATCGGCATCACCGGAGTTGGCATTGATGTTCAACAGGATTATCAAAATGGCAGCCCTACTGGTACACCAACTAATGGTGTTCCAATCACCGGATTGACTATGAACAATGTTCACGGTAATGTTATTGGAGGTCAAAATACTTATATTCTCTGTGCAAACTGCTCAGGCTGGACTTGGAATAAGGTTGCTGTTACCGGTGGAACTGTTAAGAAGGCTTGTGCTGGTGTTCCTACCGGAGCTTCTTGCTAA